A stretch of the Mycolicibacterium celeriflavum genome encodes the following:
- a CDS encoding DUF6390 family protein yields MNALTSGQILFGRYAYPPNELGYCGPTDVGGTSGLASHAREFDGAWPYLAAIADAVGASDALDEDVVASYWIGGPALSKVAPAELLGRLRAAFKGQVTGLLDAVSPTSEVLAHHSFHVFVVYPWVRFLRRDAPTALRVMQDCRIRWGTVESVDGEHAVLSSRPLRLDDGKLTLGPPETERVRWRKGDLSLAPAPTPGTSVSAHWDWICGTLVETECDSLAAATQSTLDVVNSSVEQGVRS; encoded by the coding sequence ATGAACGCCTTGACGAGCGGCCAGATACTTTTCGGTCGGTATGCGTATCCGCCGAACGAGCTCGGTTACTGCGGTCCGACGGATGTCGGCGGCACATCCGGCCTCGCCTCGCATGCGCGCGAATTCGACGGCGCGTGGCCGTATCTGGCGGCGATCGCCGATGCCGTCGGCGCCTCGGATGCGCTCGACGAGGACGTCGTTGCCAGCTATTGGATCGGCGGCCCGGCGCTGTCCAAGGTCGCCCCGGCGGAGCTGCTCGGCCGGCTTCGCGCCGCGTTCAAGGGCCAAGTCACCGGTCTGCTCGATGCGGTCTCCCCCACCTCAGAAGTGCTGGCGCATCACAGCTTTCATGTCTTCGTCGTGTACCCCTGGGTACGGTTCCTGCGCCGTGACGCGCCGACCGCATTGCGCGTCATGCAGGACTGCCGCATCCGATGGGGAACGGTCGAATCGGTCGACGGCGAGCACGCAGTGCTGTCGTCGCGGCCGCTGCGACTCGACGACGGCAAGCTCACCCTGGGTCCACCGGAAACCGAGAGAGTCCGGTGGCGCAAGGGCGACCTGTCGCTCGCGCCCGCCCCGACGCCCGGTACGAGTGTCTCAGCCCACTGGGACTGGATATGCGGGACCCTCGTCGAAACCGAATGCGATTCATTGGCAGCGGCGACTCAGTCCACGCTCGATGTGGTCAATTCATCCGTAGAACAAGGAGTTCGGTCATGA
- a CDS encoding hydrogenase maturation protease, with protein MTSRILVAGIGNIFLGDDGFGSEVIRRVPDLPNVDSVDYGIRGMHLAYDLLDGCDALVLVDAIPSRGAPGSLHVFEADHESLAAASGLDAHAMDPGAVFASLNALGGTPPHTVIIGCEVDSVEEGIGLSDAVTVVVPEAVQAVQSVVAALSARSPAEG; from the coding sequence ATCACGTCTCGAATTCTGGTAGCCGGTATCGGCAACATCTTCCTCGGCGACGACGGCTTCGGTTCCGAGGTGATCCGCCGTGTTCCCGACCTTCCGAATGTCGACTCAGTCGACTACGGCATCAGAGGCATGCACCTGGCGTACGACCTGCTCGACGGGTGCGATGCGCTGGTGCTCGTCGACGCGATCCCCAGCCGGGGCGCCCCGGGCTCCCTTCATGTCTTCGAGGCCGACCATGAAAGCCTGGCCGCCGCTTCGGGTCTGGATGCGCACGCGATGGACCCCGGTGCAGTGTTCGCCAGCCTGAACGCACTGGGCGGCACTCCGCCGCACACGGTGATCATCGGGTGCGAGGTCGACAGTGTCGAGGAGGGCATCGGGCTTTCGGACGCCGTCACCGTAGTCGTTCCCGAGGCGGTACAGGCCGTGCAGAGCGTGGTGGCCGCCCTGTCGGCGCGATCGCCGGCGGAGGGCTGA
- a CDS encoding HypC/HybG/HupF family hydrogenase formation chaperone, with product MCLGIPGQVVDIVDAQQSLAKIDVNGVRRNISVRLLADDNLQIGDWVLVHVGFAMAKIDEREAKLTLDQVQKMGADYANEIEAFTSSEIR from the coding sequence ATGTGTCTGGGGATTCCCGGCCAGGTGGTCGACATCGTCGACGCCCAACAATCGCTGGCCAAGATCGACGTCAACGGCGTGCGCCGCAACATCAGCGTGCGATTGCTGGCCGACGACAACCTGCAGATCGGTGACTGGGTGTTGGTGCACGTCGGCTTCGCGATGGCCAAGATCGATGAACGCGAGGCGAAACTGACGCTCGACCAGGTGCAGAAGATGGGCGCCGACTACGCAAATGAAATCGAAGCATTCACTTCATCTGAAATTCGATGA
- a CDS encoding DUF6893 family small protein: MEVVGWVAVGVVAVVILGGAALGVRSIPDARRYLKIRKM, from the coding sequence ATGGAAGTAGTGGGTTGGGTCGCCGTAGGCGTTGTCGCCGTTGTCATTCTGGGGGGAGCCGCGCTGGGCGTTCGCTCGATTCCGGATGCCCGCAGGTACCTGAAGATACGCAAGATGTGA
- a CDS encoding D-sedoheptulose-7-phosphate isomerase has protein sequence MTQPESTGFLYPFIESEETDATSLLDDLAASARGKAAESVRLQTESLDEYGDALAAAGSEMAERFRRGGRLYTFGNGGSSTDAATLASLFSRPARGRPVAAWSLAADEAVVTALGNDVGFELIFKRQIIAHARDHDVAIALSTSGNSEDLMTAITEANERGLLTIGFSGHDGGRMAVAEDLDFCFTVHSQSIHRIQESHAMLGYRLWSVAQEHMARQRNGARAL, from the coding sequence ATGACCCAGCCGGAAAGCACCGGCTTCCTGTACCCGTTCATCGAGTCCGAGGAGACCGACGCGACGAGCCTGCTCGACGACTTGGCCGCATCGGCGCGGGGCAAGGCAGCCGAAAGCGTACGCCTGCAGACGGAGTCGCTCGACGAGTACGGCGACGCGTTGGCAGCGGCCGGGTCTGAAATGGCCGAGCGGTTCCGCCGCGGCGGCCGGCTCTACACCTTCGGCAACGGCGGCAGCTCTACCGACGCGGCCACGCTGGCGTCGCTCTTCAGCCGGCCTGCGCGCGGGCGCCCGGTGGCGGCCTGGTCGTTGGCCGCCGACGAAGCGGTCGTCACCGCGTTGGGAAACGACGTCGGATTCGAGCTGATCTTCAAGCGCCAGATCATCGCCCACGCCCGCGACCACGACGTCGCGATCGCACTCTCCACGTCGGGCAACTCGGAAGACCTGATGACCGCGATCACCGAGGCGAACGAACGAGGACTGCTGACGATCGGGTTCTCCGGTCACGACGGTGGCCGGATGGCCGTTGCCGAAGATCTCGACTTCTGCTTCACCGTGCACAGCCAGAGCATTCACCGCATCCAGGAAAGCCACGCCATGCTCGGCTACCGACTCTGGTCGGTAGCGCAAGAACACATGGCCCGTCAACGCAACGGAGCCCGTGCACTATGA
- a CDS encoding HypC/HybG/HupF family hydrogenase formation chaperone, translating to MCLGIPGQVVSMLEGYGGQLALVDVVGEHRKVNVGMLPEETFAPGDWVIIHMGFVVEKTDKAGADAAMAGLELMGRGQGIEDPP from the coding sequence ATGTGTCTTGGCATTCCCGGGCAGGTGGTTTCGATGCTGGAGGGCTACGGCGGTCAGCTGGCGCTGGTCGACGTCGTCGGCGAGCATCGCAAGGTCAACGTCGGCATGCTGCCCGAGGAAACATTCGCACCCGGCGACTGGGTGATCATTCACATGGGTTTCGTCGTGGAGAAGACGGACAAGGCCGGCGCCGACGCCGCCATGGCCGGCCTCGAGCTGATGGGCAGGGGTCAAGGCATCGAGGACCCGCCATGA
- the hypF gene encoding carbamoyltransferase HypF, which translates to MTTRRRLRVCVRGVVQGVGFRPFVYVTASELGLAGCVRNDTSGAVIEVEGDADDLDEFLRRLREHPPPLAVVESMDTQRLPVVGGTGFVVADTTRTDGGRTLTSPDVAMCAACAAEQRDPGDRRYRHAFVNCTNCGPRFTIIGTLPYDRQSTTMAPFPMCADCAREYHDPADRRFHAQPICCPNCGPTLTYHDQIGRTPGGESALRTARRLLRDGGILAVKGIGGYHLACDATDERAVTEMRARKRRGDKPFAVMAADLATARRIVEIGDASARLLSGPQRPIVLMPRLSGAPVAAAVAPHNPDLGVMLAYAPLHALLFGLPGDELGPQLLVMTSGNLAGEPICYTDDAALERISHLADGWLTHDREILVPCDDSVMRVASVGGTDSRSEPHELPIRRSRGYAPLPIALPVPVPPTLAVGADLKNTMAVADGRYAWLSQHIGDMDDLATLCAFDSAQQHLQELTSVAAEVLVADAHPAYRSTAWANRNASGRPVRTVQHHHAHIAAVMAEHGLDGSCPVLGFAFDGTGYGPDGAVWGGEVLLATYKGFQRLAQLKYVPLAGGDISVTRPYRMALAHLWAAGIHWAPDLPPVSACPPAEREALAHQLETGFGCAPTSSMGRLFDAVSALAGVRQVVDYEAQAAIELEGLSRGVDCGVDTYAFEVHRDDATTIIDPAPVLRAVVRDRRTGVAGPVVGARFHRALADLIVDLADAHRDASQTAALSGGVFQNPLLLELTLTGLRSRGIEAITHRKVPPNDGGIALGQLLVGNCL; encoded by the coding sequence ATGACCACGAGACGCCGGCTTCGCGTATGCGTGCGCGGCGTGGTGCAGGGCGTGGGTTTCCGGCCGTTCGTCTATGTGACCGCTTCTGAGCTCGGCTTGGCCGGCTGCGTGCGCAACGACACCTCCGGCGCGGTCATCGAGGTCGAGGGCGACGCGGACGACCTCGACGAATTCCTGCGTCGACTGCGCGAGCATCCGCCTCCGTTGGCCGTCGTCGAATCCATGGACACGCAACGCCTTCCGGTGGTCGGCGGAACCGGCTTCGTCGTTGCCGACACCACACGAACCGACGGCGGACGCACGCTGACCTCGCCGGACGTCGCGATGTGCGCGGCCTGCGCCGCTGAACAGCGCGACCCCGGTGACCGGCGCTACCGGCACGCGTTCGTCAACTGCACCAACTGCGGCCCGCGATTCACGATCATCGGCACACTGCCGTATGACCGCCAGTCCACGACGATGGCGCCCTTCCCGATGTGCGCCGACTGCGCGCGCGAATATCACGATCCCGCGGATCGGCGGTTCCATGCTCAGCCGATCTGCTGCCCGAACTGCGGTCCGACGCTGACATACCACGATCAAATCGGCCGCACGCCGGGCGGCGAGTCCGCACTGCGAACCGCACGACGGTTGTTGCGCGACGGTGGCATTCTCGCCGTCAAGGGCATCGGCGGCTACCACCTCGCGTGCGACGCCACCGATGAACGCGCCGTCACCGAGATGCGAGCGCGAAAGCGCCGCGGCGACAAGCCGTTCGCCGTGATGGCGGCCGACCTCGCGACTGCGCGCCGCATCGTCGAGATCGGCGACGCGTCGGCGCGGCTGCTCTCGGGGCCGCAACGCCCGATCGTGTTGATGCCACGCCTGTCCGGCGCCCCGGTCGCCGCTGCGGTGGCGCCGCACAACCCCGACCTGGGCGTCATGCTCGCCTACGCGCCCCTGCACGCGCTGCTGTTCGGACTGCCGGGCGACGAGTTGGGGCCACAACTGTTGGTGATGACGTCGGGGAACCTGGCGGGCGAGCCGATCTGCTATACCGACGACGCTGCGCTCGAACGCATTTCGCATCTCGCCGACGGCTGGCTGACGCATGACCGCGAAATCCTGGTGCCGTGCGACGACTCCGTGATGCGGGTGGCTTCCGTCGGCGGTACCGACAGTCGGAGCGAACCCCACGAGTTGCCGATTCGGCGCTCCCGTGGATACGCGCCGCTGCCGATTGCGTTGCCGGTGCCGGTACCGCCGACGCTCGCGGTCGGCGCCGACCTGAAGAACACCATGGCGGTCGCGGATGGCAGGTACGCCTGGCTGAGCCAACACATCGGTGACATGGACGATCTGGCAACGCTTTGCGCGTTCGACTCGGCGCAGCAGCACCTGCAGGAGCTGACGTCGGTCGCAGCGGAGGTGCTCGTCGCCGACGCGCACCCGGCGTACCGGTCCACTGCATGGGCGAACCGGAACGCCTCGGGGCGACCCGTGCGGACGGTGCAGCACCATCACGCACACATCGCGGCTGTGATGGCCGAGCACGGACTCGACGGATCCTGCCCAGTGCTCGGATTCGCCTTCGACGGCACGGGATATGGACCTGACGGTGCGGTGTGGGGCGGCGAGGTGCTGCTGGCCACCTACAAGGGTTTCCAACGGCTCGCTCAGCTGAAGTATGTTCCACTTGCGGGTGGCGACATCAGCGTTACGCGCCCCTACCGGATGGCGCTGGCGCATCTGTGGGCCGCGGGGATCCACTGGGCACCCGACCTCCCGCCGGTGTCGGCGTGCCCACCCGCAGAACGGGAAGCACTAGCCCACCAGCTCGAAACCGGCTTCGGCTGCGCTCCGACGTCGAGCATGGGCCGGTTGTTCGACGCGGTATCGGCCCTTGCCGGCGTTCGGCAGGTGGTCGACTACGAAGCGCAGGCGGCCATCGAGTTGGAGGGTCTGTCCCGCGGCGTCGACTGCGGGGTCGACACGTACGCGTTCGAGGTCCACCGCGACGACGCGACGACGATCATCGACCCCGCCCCGGTGCTCCGCGCGGTGGTCCGCGACCGCCGCACGGGCGTGGCCGGACCTGTGGTCGGGGCGAGATTCCACCGCGCGCTGGCCGATCTGATCGTGGATCTCGCCGACGCACACCGCGACGCATCACAGACGGCCGCGCTGTCCGGTGGTGTCTTCCAGAACCCGCTGCTTCTCGAACTGACACTGACCGGACTGCGGTCCAGAGGGATCGAGGCGATCACACATCGCAAGGTGCCGCCCAACGACGGCGGCATCGCATTGGGACAGCTGCTGGTGGGTAACTGCCTATGA
- a CDS encoding hydrogenase assembly protein HupF, translating to MTATATPGGAYVNAELSADLAAAALDMARRFHDGATLWVVSPQWAPHAHHVAVEFVHPVIMGKRALPSVALVEPDPVAQARVASRPGDLLIAVASADEPAVIDAMRRAQAWGVLTLWIGSGPRPAAGAANHILWIDSDDPMVPATGTFVLMYHLLWELTHVCFEHPGLLTAAGERTDVCITCSDEGRIGEVLLEPADSASSALIRTANGEEWVDVTMLGDVAANDLVLVHAGAAITRIDDIGQEVNR from the coding sequence ATGACGGCTACCGCAACACCGGGTGGTGCCTACGTCAATGCTGAATTGTCCGCCGACCTCGCAGCGGCCGCCCTGGACATGGCCCGCCGCTTCCATGACGGTGCCACGCTGTGGGTCGTCTCCCCGCAGTGGGCGCCGCACGCCCACCACGTCGCCGTCGAATTCGTCCACCCGGTCATCATGGGTAAACGCGCGCTGCCGTCGGTAGCGCTCGTCGAACCGGACCCGGTCGCGCAGGCGAGGGTCGCAAGCCGGCCGGGAGACCTGCTGATCGCCGTCGCGTCCGCGGACGAACCGGCGGTGATCGACGCGATGCGCCGCGCGCAGGCGTGGGGCGTCCTCACCCTGTGGATCGGCTCGGGCCCACGCCCTGCCGCGGGTGCGGCCAACCACATCCTCTGGATCGACTCCGACGATCCGATGGTGCCGGCCACCGGCACCTTCGTGCTGATGTACCACCTGCTGTGGGAGCTCACCCACGTCTGTTTCGAGCATCCCGGTCTGCTGACGGCGGCCGGCGAGCGCACCGACGTGTGCATCACGTGCAGTGACGAGGGTCGGATCGGTGAGGTGCTGCTCGAACCGGCCGACTCCGCGAGTTCGGCGTTGATCCGTACCGCCAACGGCGAGGAATGGGTTGACGTCACGATGCTCGGTGACGTCGCCGCCAACGATCTCGTGCTAGTGCACGCCGGCGCGGCGATCACGCGCATCGACGACATCGGTCAGGAGGTGAACCGATGA
- the hypE gene encoding hydrogenase expression/formation protein HypE, whose amino-acid sequence MTKAMSSAEREDRVLERIDKFRQRRPRLLDDVVTLAHGAGGKSSAALVDAVFLEAFRNDELEQLGDAAALRTPSGDRLAFSTDSYVVSPRRFPGGSIGHVAVHGTINDLAVSGALPQWLSAAFVIEEGFPIAELREIVADMSEAAAKARVQIVTGDTKVVGKGAADGVYISTAGVGVIPDGRRLSRDLVQAGDMVVLSGTIGEHGMAVMLARGDLAIDADIASDTAPVHEMVEALLQAAPSTRWMRDATRGGVGTVANELVKDSPFALILDEERLPVQPQVLGACDMLGIDPLYVANEGKFVAIVPADETAAAIDALRAHPQGAHAAVVGEIVPGPPGIVALRTSFGGSRIVDMLVGDPLPRIC is encoded by the coding sequence ATGACCAAAGCAATGTCGTCAGCCGAGCGCGAAGACCGTGTGCTGGAACGCATCGACAAGTTCCGGCAGCGACGGCCACGCCTGCTCGACGACGTGGTGACGCTCGCGCACGGGGCTGGCGGCAAGTCGTCGGCGGCACTCGTCGACGCGGTCTTCCTCGAGGCGTTCCGCAACGACGAACTCGAGCAACTCGGTGATGCGGCAGCGCTTCGAACCCCCTCGGGCGATCGACTGGCGTTCTCCACCGACTCGTATGTCGTTTCGCCGCGGCGCTTTCCGGGCGGATCCATCGGTCACGTCGCGGTGCACGGGACCATCAACGACCTCGCGGTGTCCGGTGCCCTTCCGCAGTGGCTGTCTGCCGCATTCGTGATCGAGGAAGGCTTCCCGATCGCTGAACTGCGCGAGATCGTCGCCGACATGAGCGAGGCGGCCGCGAAGGCGCGAGTGCAGATCGTCACCGGCGACACCAAGGTCGTCGGCAAGGGCGCCGCCGACGGCGTGTACATATCCACCGCCGGGGTCGGTGTCATCCCCGACGGCAGGCGGCTGTCTCGCGACCTCGTGCAAGCGGGCGACATGGTGGTGCTGTCCGGGACGATCGGTGAGCACGGCATGGCGGTGATGCTGGCCCGCGGCGATCTGGCTATCGACGCCGACATCGCTTCGGACACCGCGCCCGTGCATGAAATGGTGGAAGCCCTTCTGCAGGCGGCGCCGTCGACGCGATGGATGCGCGACGCGACGCGCGGCGGCGTCGGCACCGTGGCCAATGAACTCGTCAAGGACTCGCCGTTCGCGCTGATCCTCGACGAAGAGAGACTCCCGGTGCAGCCGCAGGTGCTCGGCGCATGCGACATGCTTGGCATCGACCCGTTATACGTGGCGAACGAGGGCAAATTCGTCGCCATCGTGCCTGCGGACGAGACGGCAGCGGCCATCGACGCGCTGCGGGCACATCCGCAAGGCGCCCACGCCGCGGTCGTCGGCGAGATTGTTCCCGGGCCACCCGGAATCGTCGCGCTACGAACATCTTTCGGAGGCAGCAGAATCGTCGACATGCTCGTCGGCGACCCGCTGCCGCGAATCTGCTGA